CTCACCATTCTTCTTATCTAAGTTTGCAGTAGGTTCATCAGCAAAAAGAAGTTTAGGTTCATGTATAAAAGAACGGGCGATAGCTACTCTTTGCTCTTCTCCCCCAGAAAGTTGGCTTGGAAAGTTATGTGCCCTATGCGCGATACCAACCTTCTCTAACCAATACATAGCTTTTTCATGTATCACTTTTTCTGAAAGGTTTGTTGTCAAAGCAAGAGGAAGAGAAACGTTTTCTAAAGCATTTAACGTCTTGATCAATTGAAAGTTTTGGAATACAAATCCTATTTGTTCTCCTCTGATCTTTGACAATTCGTCTTCTGATTTGTCAAAGAGAGATATTCCATCTAACGATACTATTCCTGAATCAGCTTTATCTAATCCAGCTGAAACTGCGAGTAACGTGGACTTGCCTGAACCGGAAGGTCCGATCACAGCAACGAATTCACCAGACTTTACCTGGAATGAAACATCTTTTAATACATTAAATGTTTGGTCTGCAACTGTGTAAGACTTGTTTAAGCCTGATATAGATAACAAATTATCACCTTCCTTTCGTTTTGACTGACCTAAACTCGGCACTTGACAGGAAATTTATTTTTACCTGAAAAAAACCGAACTTGAAAATCTATTCCAAATAAAACCGCGCTCAGAATTTTTTTCAAAAAAATTGCAGTCATTTTCACAAACTTCCAACCTAATTTTTTTTGACTCTAGAGTGAGCCGATTTTATAAAGTAACTCTCGACGTACGGAGAGAAGTTCCGAAAGCAAGAATCAATCTTCGGACTTATTTACACTCCGTAAATAAAAAGATAATCGATGGAATTTTCTGGGAGCAAAATGCAATTATTAGCAGTGACGGATTTGAACGAAGAAGAAGCGGAACTTACCCAAGCGCAAAGTAAGCACTATACATGTAAAGGATGCGGTAAAGAAACACCGAATCTCTTTCAGTACGACCTCTGTCGAGATTGTTTGAACCTAACATTTCGTCGACTTATCAAGGTTATTGACTCAGTACGTAAATAAGTCAGATTCTCATCCAATATTTTTGTCCGTTTTCTAAGCAAGAGCTTAGAATTTCACTCCCAGAGAAAGCCGGTTTCCCTCCGGCTTTCTTCATTTCGGACCCAAATTCAACTCTTTGGTTCCCTATAATTTAAAAACACTTCTTCTAGTAACAAATCCTAATGGCTTTTTTCTTCTTAAAAGTAAGGAAACCTTTCTAATTCCGAATTTTCAGCTCTATAATAGCCTTCCAGTATAACAAAAAAGAATTGGATTCTAGGCCCGAGGAAAAAACTTCACGGTATGGACTATCCGTTTCGGAAAATTGAATCAAAATGGCAAGACTACTGGGAAAAAAATTCTTCCTTCCGAACGGATCTACGCTCTTCTAAACCAAAGTTCTATTGTTTAGATATGTTTCCTTATCCCTCTGGTGCGGGATTGCACGTTGGTCACCCTGAAGGTTATACCGCTACAGACATTATTTCTCGTTACAAAAGAATGAAGGGTTTTGAAGTTTTGCATCCAATGGGTTGGGATGCGTTCGGCCTTCCTGCAGAAAGATATGCAATGCAGACCGGGATCCATCCTGCTATCACTACAAAGCAGAATGTGGACAATTTCAGAAGACAGATCAAATTGATCGGTCTTTCCTATGATTGGGACAGGGAAATTTCCACTACAGACCCGAAATACTATAGATTTACCCAGTGGATCTTCTTGAAATTATACGATTCCTGGTATGATCCAAAGGCTTCCAAAGCTAGACCAATCTCAGAATTAGTCCAAAAGCTCGAATCCAAAGGTTCAGAAGGGTTTGAGGACCTCGAAACCTTCTCCGCAAAAGATTGGAAAGAATTTTCAAATGCAAAGAAAGAAACCATACTTTCCGGATTTCGCTTAGTATATCAGGCAGAAATTCCAGTAAACTGGTGCCCAGGCCT
The sequence above is a segment of the Leptospira hartskeerlii genome. Coding sequences within it:
- a CDS encoding ABC transporter ATP-binding protein; the protein is MLSISGLNKSYTVADQTFNVLKDVSFQVKSGEFVAVIGPSGSGKSTLLAVSAGLDKADSGIVSLDGISLFDKSEDELSKIRGEQIGFVFQNFQLIKTLNALENVSLPLALTTNLSEKVIHEKAMYWLEKVGIAHRAHNFPSQLSGGEEQRVAIARSFIHEPKLLFADEPTANLDKKNGENIMSLLKQLNRDRKSTLLVVTHDPKVASMADRILEMRDGVILSGAKPKVTAKKTASRKKK